The Sporomusaceae bacterium FL31 sequence GATAATAGGTAGCATCAGAAAAAATATTTTTATGCTATTTGAGCTACTGTAAAATATATTTTACTTTAAAATAATTACTCCCGCAGGTTTCACAGGTTTACATAAGTCATAAGCGCAATAATCCGTGAAAATCTGTGTAATCTGTGGGAACTAAAAACTAAATTTTTAAACCAATCTGCCTTTTTGCTTCACCTACAACAAATGCAACAGAATTGGCGATGTTAAAACTTCTAATCAGTTTAGACATCGGAATCGTTAAATGATTTTCAAAACGGTCTAAAACATCTTTGCTCAAGCCTACACTTTCCTTTCCAAAAACCAACCAATCGCCATCCTGAAAATCGATTTCCAGATAAGATTTTTCAGCATGTGAA is a genomic window containing:
- the cspR gene encoding putative tRNA (cytidine(34)-2'-O)-methyltransferase, with protein sequence MHLIHPFGFLIDDKNLKRSGLDYWVHLDVTEYENVDEWMKNIPDLSRVFLMSSHAEKSYLEIDFQDGDWLVFGKESVGLSKDVLDRFENHLTIPMSKLIRSFNIANSVAFVVGEAKRQIGLKI